Proteins encoded by one window of Mustela erminea isolate mMusErm1 chromosome 5, mMusErm1.Pri, whole genome shotgun sequence:
- the TMEM229B gene encoding transmembrane protein 229B isoform X2, whose translation MASAEPLTALSRWYLYAIHGYFCEVMFTAAWEFVVNFNWKFPGVTSVWALFIYGTSILIVERMYLRLRGRCPLLLRCLIYTLWTYLWEFTTGLILRQFNACPWDYSQFDFDFMGLITLEYAVPWFCGALIMEQFIIRNTLRLRFDKDAEPGDPGGPLALANGHVKTD comes from the coding sequence ATGGCGTCGGCCGAGCCGCTGACGGCGCTGTCCCGCTGGTACCTGTACGCCATCCACGGCTACTTCTGCGAGGTGATGTTCACGGCCGCCTGGGAATTCGTGGTGAACTTTAACTGGAAGTTCCCGGGGGTCACGAGCGTGTGGGCGCTCTTCATCTACGGCACGTCCATCCTCATCGTGGAGCGCATGTACCTGCGCCTGCGGGGCCGCTGCCCGCTGCTGCTGCGCTGCCTCATCTACACGCTCTGGACCTACCTGTGGGAGTTCACCACCGGCCTCATCCTGCGCCAGTTCAACGCCTGCCCCTGGGACTATTCCCAGTTCGACTTTGACTTCATGGGCCTCATCACCCTGGAGTACGCCGTGCCCTGGTTCTGCGGGGCCCTCATCATGGAGCAGTTCATCATCCGCAACACCCTCCGCCTCCGCTTTGACAAGGACGCCGAGCCCGGGGATCCCGGGGGTCCCCTGGCCCTGGCCAACGGCCACGTCAAGACGGACTGA
- the TMEM229B gene encoding transmembrane protein 229B isoform X1 gives MALIPVRSKEQPAPLGAMASAEPLTALSRWYLYAIHGYFCEVMFTAAWEFVVNFNWKFPGVTSVWALFIYGTSILIVERMYLRLRGRCPLLLRCLIYTLWTYLWEFTTGLILRQFNACPWDYSQFDFDFMGLITLEYAVPWFCGALIMEQFIIRNTLRLRFDKDAEPGDPGGPLALANGHVKTD, from the exons ATGGCTTTGATCCCGGTGCGGAGCAAGGAG CAGCCAGCCCCACTGGGCGCCATGGCGTCGGCCGAGCCGCTGACGGCGCTGTCCCGCTGGTACCTGTACGCCATCCACGGCTACTTCTGCGAGGTGATGTTCACGGCCGCCTGGGAATTCGTGGTGAACTTTAACTGGAAGTTCCCGGGGGTCACGAGCGTGTGGGCGCTCTTCATCTACGGCACGTCCATCCTCATCGTGGAGCGCATGTACCTGCGCCTGCGGGGCCGCTGCCCGCTGCTGCTGCGCTGCCTCATCTACACGCTCTGGACCTACCTGTGGGAGTTCACCACCGGCCTCATCCTGCGCCAGTTCAACGCCTGCCCCTGGGACTATTCCCAGTTCGACTTTGACTTCATGGGCCTCATCACCCTGGAGTACGCCGTGCCCTGGTTCTGCGGGGCCCTCATCATGGAGCAGTTCATCATCCGCAACACCCTCCGCCTCCGCTTTGACAAGGACGCCGAGCCCGGGGATCCCGGGGGTCCCCTGGCCCTGGCCAACGGCCACGTCAAGACGGACTGA
- the TMEM229B gene encoding transmembrane protein 229B isoform X3, which translates to MVLRTVVFVTRRKRLTSSEPLVLPGAELHMALIPVRSKEQPAPLGAMASAEPLTALSRWYLYAIHGYFCEVMFTAAWEFVVNFNWKFPGVTSVWALFIYGTSILIVERMYLRLRGRCPLLLRCLIYTLWTYLWEFTTGLILRQFNACPWDYSQFDFDFMGLITLEYAVPWFCGALIMEQFIIRNTLRLRFDKDAEPGDPGGPLALANGHVKTD; encoded by the exons ATGGTCCTCAGGACAGTTGTGTTTGTCACCAGGAGAAAGAGACTGACTTCCAGTGAGCCGCTGGTTCTTCCTGGTGCAGAACTTCACATGGCTTTGATCCCGGTGCGGAGCAAGGAG CAGCCAGCCCCACTGGGCGCCATGGCGTCGGCCGAGCCGCTGACGGCGCTGTCCCGCTGGTACCTGTACGCCATCCACGGCTACTTCTGCGAGGTGATGTTCACGGCCGCCTGGGAATTCGTGGTGAACTTTAACTGGAAGTTCCCGGGGGTCACGAGCGTGTGGGCGCTCTTCATCTACGGCACGTCCATCCTCATCGTGGAGCGCATGTACCTGCGCCTGCGGGGCCGCTGCCCGCTGCTGCTGCGCTGCCTCATCTACACGCTCTGGACCTACCTGTGGGAGTTCACCACCGGCCTCATCCTGCGCCAGTTCAACGCCTGCCCCTGGGACTATTCCCAGTTCGACTTTGACTTCATGGGCCTCATCACCCTGGAGTACGCCGTGCCCTGGTTCTGCGGGGCCCTCATCATGGAGCAGTTCATCATCCGCAACACCCTCCGCCTCCGCTTTGACAAGGACGCCGAGCCCGGGGATCCCGGGGGTCCCCTGGCCCTGGCCAACGGCCACGTCAAGACGGACTGA